A single window of Gadus morhua chromosome 22, gadMor3.0, whole genome shotgun sequence DNA harbors:
- the bet1 gene encoding BET1 homolog, whose amino-acid sequence MRRAGLGEGQPGNYVASGYSVHEEENEHLQEGLRAKVTALKSLTIDIGTEVKYQNKMLDDMDTDFDSTGGLLGATIGRVKQLSRGSQTKLLCYMLLFCCFVFFVLYWFIKLR is encoded by the exons ATGAGGCGCGCTGGTTTAG GCGAAGGGCAACCCGGCAACTATGTCGCAAGTGGTTACAGTGTACATGAAGAAGAAAATGAACATTTACAAGAGGGTCTTCGAGCGAAAGTCACAGCCTTAAAGAGT CTGACCATCGACATCGGAACCGAAGTGAAGTACCAGAACAAAATGCTGGATGATatg GATACAGACTTTGATTCGACGGGTGGCTTGCTTGGCGCAACCATTGGAAGAGTGAAGCAGCTCTCCAGAGgcagccagaccaaactacttTGCTATATGTTGCTTTTttgctgttttgttttctttgtcctATACTGGTTTATTAAGCTGAGATGA